The Gammaproteobacteria bacterium genome has a segment encoding these proteins:
- a CDS encoding GDP-L-fucose synthase, whose product MSEADAQGLPRDARIFVAGHRGMVGAALLRRLRAAGCTRLLVREHRELDLTRQAETEAFFRTERPEYVFLAAARVGGILANNTQPADFIRDNLLIAANVIHAAHTSGVQRLLNLGSSCIYPRLAPQPMPEEALLTGVLEATNEPYAIAKISAIKLCESYNRQHDTDFRSVMPTNLYGPQDNFDLRTSHVLPALLRKFHEAQRAGAAQVEVWGSGTPRREFLHVDDLAAACLFVMDLPAARYRAATQPMLSHLNVGTGTDVSIRELAGMIREITGYTGEIRFNDSYPDGTPRKLLDVAKLAGLGWKAKITLREGIEQTYQWYCDNAAPNEAV is encoded by the coding sequence ATGAGTGAGGCCGACGCTCAGGGCCTGCCGCGCGATGCGCGCATTTTCGTCGCCGGCCATCGCGGCATGGTCGGCGCCGCACTGCTGCGCCGCCTGCGCGCGGCCGGCTGCACCCGCCTGCTGGTGCGCGAACACCGCGAGCTCGATCTCACGCGCCAGGCGGAGACCGAGGCCTTTTTCCGCACCGAGCGGCCCGAGTACGTATTCCTTGCCGCAGCGCGCGTCGGCGGCATCCTCGCCAACAACACGCAGCCGGCGGATTTCATCCGCGACAATCTGCTGATCGCCGCCAACGTCATTCACGCCGCGCACACCTCTGGCGTGCAACGCCTGCTCAATCTCGGCAGCTCCTGCATCTACCCGCGGCTCGCGCCACAACCGATGCCGGAAGAGGCCCTGCTCACCGGCGTGCTGGAAGCCACCAACGAGCCCTACGCCATCGCCAAGATCAGTGCGATCAAGCTCTGTGAGTCGTACAACCGCCAGCACGACACGGATTTTCGCAGTGTCATGCCGACCAACCTGTACGGCCCGCAGGACAACTTCGACCTGCGCACGAGCCACGTGCTGCCGGCGCTGCTGCGCAAGTTCCACGAGGCGCAGCGCGCCGGCGCGGCCCAGGTCGAAGTCTGGGGCAGCGGCACGCCGCGCCGCGAGTTCCTGCACGTGGACGATCTCGCCGCGGCCTGCCTGTTCGTGATGGACCTGCCCGCCGCGCGCTACCGCGCCGCCACGCAGCCCATGCTCTCGCATCTGAACGTCGGCACCGGCACGGATGTCAGCATCCGCGAACTCGCAGGAATGATCCGGGAGATTACCGGTTACACCGGCGAGATCCGCTTCAACGACAGTTACCCCGACGGCACCCCGCGCAAGCTCCTCGACGTCGCGAAGCTCGCCGGTCTCGGCTGGAAGGCCAAGATCACGCTGCGCGAGGGCATCGAGCAAACCTACCAGTGGTATTGCGACAACGCGGCGCCGAACGAAGCCGTGTAG
- the xrtD gene encoding VPLPA-CTERM-specific exosortase XrtD encodes MNNKSLIPIVLALLLLAAFVVLFDHGFARMLSIEWQMPEYQHAWIIPLVSIYLVWMRATDLQRVPFEPSWAGVALVVFGLLVFFLGELSAIWAIGWYGFLFTLWGLVIAVMGLRAAAVIWAGLLYLVFMIPLPQTLLANLSGAFQLWSSQIGVSFLRLVGVTVYLEGNVIDLGNYRLQVVEACSGLRYLFPLTSFSFFCAYVFRGRIWQRVLIFLAAIPITIFMNSFRIAVTGILVNRYGTGQADGFLHYFEGWVIFVACIALLFALMTMFSLMSGRKLAESFAVEIPERRDFRYLVPAGALRPATVAAASLIVAAAVGSLAIERRDENIPAHVSLSTFPMVIGDWSGRDGRLEVDVLDELKLTDYMVTRYMSDKYPQPVELYIAYYGSQRTGASMHSPRACLPGGGWQIEELSQQELEGMRADGSPLPVNRMVIGQGSDKALVYYWFVQRGRYLTSEYAVKFYNFWDALTRNRTDGALVRVMTPITDTLDVAEADRRLTEFIRAAEPKVYYHLPQDAAVTRAAAGGGL; translated from the coding sequence ATGAATAACAAGTCCCTGATCCCGATCGTGCTCGCCCTGCTGCTGCTCGCGGCCTTCGTCGTCCTGTTCGACCACGGCTTTGCCCGGATGCTGTCCATTGAATGGCAGATGCCGGAGTACCAGCACGCCTGGATCATCCCGCTGGTCAGCATCTACCTGGTCTGGATGCGGGCGACGGACCTGCAGCGTGTGCCGTTTGAGCCCTCCTGGGCCGGCGTCGCACTGGTGGTTTTCGGACTGCTGGTCTTCTTCCTGGGCGAGCTGAGCGCAATCTGGGCCATCGGCTGGTACGGGTTCCTCTTCACGCTCTGGGGCCTGGTGATCGCCGTCATGGGCCTGCGGGCGGCGGCAGTGATCTGGGCGGGCTTGCTGTACCTGGTGTTCATGATTCCGCTGCCACAGACCCTGCTGGCGAATCTCTCCGGTGCGTTCCAGCTCTGGTCCTCACAGATCGGAGTCAGTTTCCTGCGCCTGGTCGGTGTCACGGTGTACCTGGAAGGCAACGTGATCGACCTCGGCAACTACCGGCTGCAGGTGGTGGAGGCCTGCAGCGGGTTGCGCTATCTCTTCCCGTTGACCAGCTTCTCGTTCTTCTGCGCCTACGTATTCCGCGGTCGGATCTGGCAGCGCGTGCTGATCTTCCTCGCTGCGATTCCGATCACGATCTTCATGAACAGTTTTCGCATTGCGGTCACCGGCATCCTGGTGAACCGCTACGGCACGGGGCAGGCCGACGGTTTTCTGCACTATTTCGAGGGCTGGGTGATCTTCGTGGCCTGCATCGCGCTGCTGTTCGCGCTGATGACGATGTTCTCGCTCATGAGCGGGCGCAAGCTGGCAGAGTCCTTCGCGGTGGAGATACCGGAACGACGGGATTTCCGCTACCTCGTGCCGGCCGGTGCGCTCAGGCCGGCGACGGTTGCGGCCGCGTCGCTCATCGTCGCTGCGGCGGTCGGGTCACTGGCGATCGAACGGCGCGACGAGAATATTCCGGCGCACGTCTCGCTCAGTACCTTCCCCATGGTGATCGGCGACTGGTCGGGGCGCGACGGGCGCCTGGAAGTCGACGTCCTCGACGAGCTGAAGCTCACCGACTACATGGTGACGCGCTATATGAGCGACAAGTATCCGCAGCCAGTGGAGCTCTACATCGCCTACTACGGCTCGCAACGCACCGGGGCCTCGATGCATTCGCCGCGCGCCTGCCTGCCCGGCGGTGGCTGGCAGATCGAGGAGCTGTCGCAGCAGGAGCTCGAGGGTATGCGGGCCGATGGTTCACCGCTGCCGGTCAATCGCATGGTGATCGGGCAGGGCAGCGACAAGGCGCTGGTGTATTACTGGTTCGTGCAGCGCGGGCGTTATCTCACCAGCGAGTATGCGGTGAAGTTCTACAACTTCTGGGACGCGCTCACCCGCAATCGCACCGACGGCGCGCTGGTGCGCGTGATGACGCCCATCACCGATACGCTCGACGTGGCGGAGGCGGACCGGCGTCTGACCGAGTTCATCCGGGCCGCCGAGCCGAAGGTGTATTACCACCTGCCGCAGGATGCGGCGGTCACGCGCGCCGCCGCGGGCGGCGGGTTGTAG
- a CDS encoding undecaprenyl-phosphate glucose phosphotransferase, with translation MWSSDFKAGHTTALLGLLQSVVPPLVCVGVLFASTQALGIPFTAPYFILAVIAALLCALIVPPSLADPQNTFSSGWAVASQIAIAWSVVVAVLLLAGYAIKISAFFSRLALFTWFILTPVVMVAVSVLLRKWAIRRLLAAGQARTAVVCGVNRASLRLIQSMRERPELGLQFTGLFDDRSAERLGYRPVADLLGRFSDMGPYVKEHRIDAIFIATPFSHLERTEKLLTDLQDTTASIYYVPDVFVFDLIQSRTTDLNGIPVVALRDTPFAGWRGLVKRASDVVLASLMILVASPLMLLIALGVKLTSPGSVIFRQRRYGLDGEEIIVWKFRTMTASDDGSTVEQARRDDPRVTPIGRFLRKYSLDELPQLFNVLQGRMSVVGPRPHAVAHNEAYRRVITGYMVRHKVTPGITGLAQVNGCRGETATVEDMQRRVEFDLQYLRQWSLALDLKILLKTFLVWFRDDKAY, from the coding sequence ATGTGGAGCAGCGACTTCAAGGCAGGTCACACGACGGCGCTTTTAGGCCTGCTGCAGTCCGTGGTGCCGCCGCTGGTCTGTGTGGGCGTGCTCTTTGCCAGCACTCAGGCCCTTGGCATACCCTTCACCGCACCGTACTTCATCCTTGCGGTCATTGCCGCGTTGCTCTGTGCGTTGATCGTGCCACCGTCGCTGGCCGATCCGCAGAACACCTTCAGCAGTGGCTGGGCGGTTGCGAGCCAGATCGCGATTGCCTGGAGCGTGGTCGTGGCCGTGCTGCTGCTGGCCGGCTACGCGATCAAGATTTCGGCGTTTTTTTCGCGGCTCGCGTTGTTCACCTGGTTCATCCTGACGCCGGTGGTGATGGTGGCTGTCAGCGTGTTGCTGCGCAAATGGGCCATCCGCCGGTTGCTCGCCGCCGGGCAGGCGCGCACCGCGGTGGTATGCGGCGTGAACCGCGCCAGCCTGCGGCTGATCCAGAGCATGCGTGAGCGCCCGGAACTCGGCCTGCAGTTCACCGGCCTGTTCGACGATCGCAGCGCGGAGCGGCTCGGTTACCGGCCCGTCGCGGACCTGCTCGGCCGGTTTTCCGACATGGGGCCCTACGTCAAGGAGCACCGCATCGACGCGATCTTCATCGCCACGCCGTTCAGCCACCTCGAGCGCACGGAGAAACTGCTGACGGACCTGCAGGACACGACCGCTTCAATCTACTACGTGCCGGACGTGTTCGTCTTCGACCTGATCCAGTCACGCACCACTGACCTGAACGGCATCCCGGTTGTGGCGCTGCGCGACACGCCGTTTGCCGGCTGGCGCGGTCTGGTCAAGCGCGCGAGCGACGTCGTGCTCGCCTCGCTGATGATCCTCGTCGCTTCGCCGCTGATGCTGCTGATCGCGCTCGGCGTGAAACTGACGTCGCCGGGCAGCGTGATCTTCAGGCAGCGGCGCTATGGGCTGGATGGCGAGGAGATCATCGTCTGGAAGTTCCGCACCATGACGGCCTCCGACGACGGCAGCACGGTCGAGCAGGCGCGGCGTGACGATCCGCGGGTGACGCCCATCGGGCGCTTCCTGCGCAAGTATTCCCTCGACGAGCTGCCGCAGCTCTTCAACGTGCTGCAGGGACGCATGAGCGTGGTCGGGCCGCGGCCACACGCGGTGGCGCACAACGAGGCCTATCGACGCGTGATCACCGGCTACATGGTCCGGCACAAGGTGACGCCGGGCATCACCGGGCTGGCGCAGGTCAACGGCTGCCGGGGCGAGACCGCCACCGTCGAGGACATGCAGCGGCGGGTGGAATTTGACCTGCAGTACCTGCGCCAGTGGTCGCTGGCGCTCGACCTGAAGATTCTCTTGAAGACCTTCCTGGTGTGGTTCCGCGACGACAAGGCGTATTGA